The following nucleotide sequence is from Nautilia sp. PV-1.
GCTGAAAGATTCTTTAATGATAGTGGGAGTTATGATTCTTGTGAGAATTTTTGCTTCTGCTGTTTTTTATACGATGCTGGGTATTAAAAAAACGCTTCTTTTTGCGTTGTCGCTTTCTATGCCTTTAACGTTATTGATTGCAACCGCAACCCTTGCGCATCAAAACGGGACTATAAGCGATTACTGGTACAATGTGCTTGTTTTTACGGCTGTTCTTGAAGTAATAATCGTTATGATAAGTGTGAAAATAATAGAGAAAAAATTTTAGCTGTAAAGCGTATACAGCTCTTTTTCTTCAAACTCGACCCTTGCTTTAAGGGCTTTTCCGAGTTTTTCAAGTTCGTTTTTAAACTGTTCTGATTCAATTTTTTTAACGTTGTCAAATCTGTTTATAAATCCTGAAATTGCTTTTGAGATCGATTTCATTTCTTCCTGTTTCTGATTTATAAAATTTAAGATTTTTTCGTTGTATTTATATTTGCTTTTCATATACGTGTAAAAGTAGTTATCCTCATAAATTATGTGCAGTCTGTATTCGTAATGAAACTTTTTAAGTATTTCCGGGATTTTTTCAAAATTCTGTTTTTGAAGGTGTTTTTCGATTTTGTTAAAAAGTGAAAAAAGTGTTTGATGATCGTCTTTTAATTCAATGATCAGTTTGTCTTCATAAGTATAAATTTTTCTGAGTTTTGCCAGTATGTTTTTTAGTATGCCCATTGTCTGTCCTTTCCGAACTTTTTATATTATAGCTTATATTAAATGAAAATTAATTGATCATAATCAATAAAACTCTAAAAGTCTTATTTGATATAATTTCATCAAAAAGGACATTAATGGTAGTTACCAGATTTGCACCCTCACCTACGGGATATTTACATATAGGAGGACTCAGAACCGCACTTTTTAACTGGCTTTGGGCGAAAAAAAACGAGGGAAAATTCAGACTCAGAATCGAAGATACGGATTTAAGCCGTAACAAACAAGAAGCGGTAGACGCGATACTTGAAGCATTTAACTGGACAGGGCTTCACTGGGACGATGAAGTAGTGTTCCAAAGCGAAAGATTTGATAAATATAAAGAATACGTAAACGAGCTTTTAGAAAAAGGCATGGCCTATAAATGCTACCTTACAAAAGAAGAGCTTGAAACTATCAGGGAAGCCAGAATGAAAGGCGAAGAGCCTCCTATTGATATCAGAAAATACAGAGATTTCGAAGGCGAGCTTGATCAGCCTTACGTTATCAGATTTAAAGCGCCTTTAAGCGGGACAGTCGGCTTTGAAGACGGAGTAAAAGGAAAAGCCCAAATCGACGCAAGCCAGGTTGACGATTTCGTAATCGCAAGAAGCGACGGAACACCTACTTATAACTTCGTAGTGGTAATAGACGACCACGAAATGGGAATGACGGATATAATAAGAGGGGACGACCACTTTACGAATACATTTAAACAGGTGCTTGTATATAAAGCGTTCGGGTGGGACGTGCCGAAATTCTACCACGTGCCTATGATTCACAACGAAAAAGGCTCTAAAATGTCCAAAAGGGACGGAGCCGTTGACGTTATGGAATATAAAAGAGAAGGTTATCTTCCGGAAGCTCTTTTAAACTTCCTTGTAAGACTTGGATGGAGTCACGGCGATCAGGAAATATTTTCAATAGATGAGATGATTAGACTTTTTGATCCGAAAGACATAAACAAGGCTCCTAGCAGATACAACAAAGAAAAACTCGACTGGCTGAACCAGCACTATATTAAAAATTCTCCAAATGTTAGAATCGTAAAACTTCTTAAAGAAGATTTCGGTGTGGATATCGAAGATCATGATAAAAAAGAAATATTAATTGATGAACTTAAAGACAGGGTAAAAACACTTAAAGAAATGGCCGAAGAAATTAAGAAGATCCTTTCAGAACCTAAAGAATACAACGAAAAAGCGGTAAAAAAATTTTTAAAAGACGAAGTTATTGCAAATCTCAGGGAATTTTTAGTGTTTTTAAACGATAAAGACCCTAAAACACCGGTTGACTGGCATGATATAATGAATGAATTTTTAGAACTTAAAGGTATAAAACCAAAATTCCTTATGCCGCCTTTGCGTATTGCGATGGTGGGGGATACCAAAGGTATAGACCTCTCTGCTATGTTAAGTATTCTCGGCAAAGAAGAAGTTAAAAAAAGAATCTCTTCTCTTCTTGCAAAATTTGAGGTTTTTTAAACCTCTTTTGCTTTTGAAAACAATAAAAATAAAGCATACATAACTGCGGCATAAACCATATCAAATCCTAAAATCACAATAATTACACCCATTGTAACAACAGCCGAAAGGGCTGTTTTGGTTTTAAGCAGTTTAAGTGCCGATAAAGATACCAGAAAGTAGATTAAAACAAACACGCCGTTTGAATATGTTATTAAAAGATCCACTTTAAAGTTGAATATAAATTTTAAAATACTGATTGCCAGAATAATTCCCATAATAACAAAAAGAGCCTTTTTAAACCCGATATTCAGGGTGGTGGCAAGGCGTGTAAGGGAAGCGACGTAAAGATTAAGAGCCATTATGCATATGATAAACGCGACAACGGCCATAATTTTATCGGCATAAGGCATAATATGCGAAGCTACAATAACCAATGAACGCAGGTTTTTGCTCTCATTCCCGTAAGCGTTAAAGGCAAGAAGGGAAAAAGTTACCGCCATATACATAAACGCCACAGTAATTATCCCTATTACAACCGCTTTGAAAAAGTCGTTTTCGTTTTTAAATTCGTGCGAAATATGGCTCATGGCTTCAATACCGACAAAACACCAGAAAATTATCCCAAGTGTTTTTATGATGTGAATTTCATGCGGCGTTATTTTGTAACTGTGAAAAAGCGAAACTAAAAAAAATGCAGAAATTATGGTAATTATCGTAATTGTGATCAATATATTGATATTAGACGAAACTCTAAGGCTTAACAGGTTTAGAATAAGAATAATTAAGCTTGCAAGAATTATGAATTCTATAAGATAGCCGTTTCCGAATGCACCGGCGAGATATGACGCAGCAGTTATAATTACGACAGGAGGGCCTATGGGTATTATTGAAAGATACAAAAGTTTTGTTGCAAATCCCGTCTTTTTGCCGAAAGCCTCTTCCACAAATGTGGCGCTGCCGCCGGCGCTCGGATACAGATTACCTAATTTTCCGAAAATAAACGCCACCGGCAGTATCATCAAAGCCATAATAAACCAGAGTATAAGTGCCGCCCATCCGCTGTATGTCGCACTCAGGGCCGGAACTATAAAAACACCGCTACCAAGAAGCGTAATTACAATCGTAGCCGTGCCTTGTGAAAGGGAGAGTTTCATAAACCGCCTTTTTTAAAATTATAGCAACTTTTAAATAAGAAACAAGTATTATGATATAATTTCTTAAAAGAAACAAAAAGGCAAAATATGACGTTGGGCGATAAGATTAAGTTTCTAAGAGAGAACAAGGGGCTGAATTTAAGCGAATTGGCCAAAAAAGCCGGAGTCGCCAAATCCACGCTTTTTAAAATAGAAGAGAATAAAACAAACCCGACAATCAATACCATATGGGCCATTGCGGATGTGTTGGGGGTGGCTTTCGGAGAGCTTGTCGGAGAAGGGGAAATTAAAAGTGACGGGGTAAGTGTGGTTTTGATAGAAAAAACCGACAGATTTGAAAGTTATAAAATGACTTTAAAAGAAGGGGCCGAATATATTGCAAAACCTCATTTTCCGGGAAGCAAAGAAAAAATATACGTATTAAAAGGCGGCGTTATGGCAGGAAGCATAGATAATCCTGAAAAAGCCGAAGAGGGGGATTTAATCGAGTTTGGCGCGGACAAAACGCATATTTATAAAGCCGCAGTTAAATCCACGCTTATCGTAACCATTTTTTATCCTGAAAAACGCTATTTTAAAGAAGACGTTTTTATTGATGTTTTTGATGAAAAAGAATATAAACGCTTAAACGGGCTTGTCAGTTCAGGCGTAGCCATAATAAGGGTTATTGCAAAAGAGGATAAATATGACGCCGGTAATGTAATAAAAAACGAAAACGGAATTTTTATTTTTAACAAGAATATGAAAACGGATGTTTCAGGCACATTGAGCATACGGGAATATGAAAGAAAAGTGATTTTGAAACATTTCAGAAAAGAACTTGTATACGCCGCATATCTTGCGCTGATAGGTGAGGTGGAAGCCGCAAAAGCCCTGGTTTTAAACAGTGAATTTACAGATATTAAAAAGGCTTTAAATGGAAAAAACTAAAAAAGGTCTGTTGGAAATGCTCGGAGCGACCTTCATATGGGGATCAACGCCTCTTATGAGTATTTATTCCTCTCTTCCAAGCGGGGTGTTTGTATTTTTCAGGGTTTTGTTTGCGTTTCCGTTTATACTTTATTTTGCCGTCAGAAAAAGCGGTATAAGAGAATTTTTAAAACTGCGTCCGTTTTGGCCTCTTCTAATCAGCGGGATAGCTCTCAGTGTAAACTGGATATTTTTTTTCTGGGCGTTTAATTATGCCGATGTGGCGACTGTCGTTACGATATATTATGCCGGACCTATAATATCCCTGATTCTTGCCGGCGTGTTTTTAAAAGAGAGCTTAAACCGTTTTATTATTTTTTCCGCAGTTTTGGCTTTTGCAGGGGTAATAATAAGCAGCGGAGGGGTGAATTTTTCAAAAGGCGCGGTAATTGCATTGTTTGCGGCAATTAGTTACGGGGCGCTCGGATTTTTTTCAAAAATTGCCA
It contains:
- a CDS encoding amino acid permease, giving the protein MKLSLSQGTATIVITLLGSGVFIVPALSATYSGWAALILWFIMALMILPVAFIFGKLGNLYPSAGGSATFVEEAFGKKTGFATKLLYLSIIPIGPPVVIITAASYLAGAFGNGYLIEFIILASLIILILNLLSLRVSSNINILITITIITIISAFFLVSLFHSYKITPHEIHIIKTLGIIFWCFVGIEAMSHISHEFKNENDFFKAVVIGIITVAFMYMAVTFSLLAFNAYGNESKNLRSLVIVASHIMPYADKIMAVVAFIICIMALNLYVASLTRLATTLNIGFKKALFVIMGIILAISILKFIFNFKVDLLITYSNGVFVLIYFLVSLSALKLLKTKTALSAVVTMGVIIVILGFDMVYAAVMYALFLLFSKAKEV
- the gltX gene encoding glutamate--tRNA ligase; the protein is MVVTRFAPSPTGYLHIGGLRTALFNWLWAKKNEGKFRLRIEDTDLSRNKQEAVDAILEAFNWTGLHWDDEVVFQSERFDKYKEYVNELLEKGMAYKCYLTKEELETIREARMKGEEPPIDIRKYRDFEGELDQPYVIRFKAPLSGTVGFEDGVKGKAQIDASQVDDFVIARSDGTPTYNFVVVIDDHEMGMTDIIRGDDHFTNTFKQVLVYKAFGWDVPKFYHVPMIHNEKGSKMSKRDGAVDVMEYKREGYLPEALLNFLVRLGWSHGDQEIFSIDEMIRLFDPKDINKAPSRYNKEKLDWLNQHYIKNSPNVRIVKLLKEDFGVDIEDHDKKEILIDELKDRVKTLKEMAEEIKKILSEPKEYNEKAVKKFLKDEVIANLREFLVFLNDKDPKTPVDWHDIMNEFLELKGIKPKFLMPPLRIAMVGDTKGIDLSAMLSILGKEEVKKRISSLLAKFEVF
- a CDS encoding DMT family transporter — encoded protein: MEKTKKGLLEMLGATFIWGSTPLMSIYSSLPSGVFVFFRVLFAFPFILYFAVRKSGIREFLKLRPFWPLLISGIALSVNWIFFFWAFNYADVATVVTIYYAGPIISLILAGVFLKESLNRFIIFSAVLAFAGVIISSGGVNFSKGAVIALFAAISYGALGFFSKIATMHHRAAAVTAWQIIVSVFITAPFLFVSRWEFSVTSLLIAFITGVVHTALALFLWYDALNYIKVSIASVLQYLDIVFAMILAYVFLGQIPYINQLTGAVLIISAGVVSSLHEIKCYNKTKNGN
- a CDS encoding helix-turn-helix domain-containing protein, whose amino-acid sequence is MTLGDKIKFLRENKGLNLSELAKKAGVAKSTLFKIEENKTNPTINTIWAIADVLGVAFGELVGEGEIKSDGVSVVLIEKTDRFESYKMTLKEGAEYIAKPHFPGSKEKIYVLKGGVMAGSIDNPEKAEEGDLIEFGADKTHIYKAAVKSTLIVTIFYPEKRYFKEDVFIDVFDEKEYKRLNGLVSSGVAIIRVIAKEDKYDAGNVIKNENGIFIFNKNMKTDVSGTLSIREYERKVILKHFRKELVYAAYLALIGEVEAAKALVLNSEFTDIKKALNGKN
- a CDS encoding hemerythrin domain-containing protein, whose amino-acid sequence is MGILKNILAKLRKIYTYEDKLIIELKDDHQTLFSLFNKIEKHLQKQNFEKIPEILKKFHYEYRLHIIYEDNYFYTYMKSKYKYNEKILNFINQKQEEMKSISKAISGFINRFDNVKKIESEQFKNELEKLGKALKARVEFEEKELYTLYS